A DNA window from Leptolyngbya sp. KIOST-1 contains the following coding sequences:
- a CDS encoding DUF5674 family protein has product MLSAASWLEKANCTLHSDCELILLDDGSQQRYVWGADWYPLNQTVGYEALINIRPSANNRSMTIQDSGLRDDIRQLVQSLLGDVQWP; this is encoded by the coding sequence ATGTTGAGCGCCGCATCCTGGCTGGAGAAGGCGAATTGCACATTGCACTCAGACTGTGAGCTAATTTTGCTAGACGATGGAAGCCAACAGCGCTATGTGTGGGGGGCAGATTGGTATCCACTGAATCAGACGGTGGGTTATGAGGCGCTGATCAACATTCGCCCTAGCGCCAATAACCGTTCGATGACGATTCAAGATTCTGGTTTGCGGGATGATATCCGTCAGCTAGTGCAGTCTCTATTGGGCGACGTTCAATGGCCATAA
- the xerC gene encoding tyrosine recombinase XerC, translating into MTYQHYAPFVKFLFWTGCRPCEAIGLRWGSVAEDCSKVHFHESIVEVSGKKERREETKTSVRRWFTCPGRLQQLLQSIKPDECLPENLVFCAPKGGIISEKNFHQRAWSTVTTALGLNEKEGATMTPYNCRDTFITLQALAGHSSTTIARWVGNSSKVIEDRYLDRLKMDKLRPTDV; encoded by the coding sequence ATGACGTATCAGCACTACGCTCCCTTTGTGAAATTCCTGTTTTGGACCGGTTGCCGCCCTTGCGAGGCGATTGGCTTGCGCTGGGGCAGCGTGGCGGAGGATTGCAGCAAAGTGCATTTCCACGAAAGCATTGTAGAAGTGTCTGGCAAGAAGGAACGCCGCGAAGAAACCAAAACGAGTGTCAGACGCTGGTTTACCTGCCCAGGGCGTTTGCAGCAACTATTGCAATCGATTAAGCCCGATGAATGCCTGCCAGAGAATTTAGTGTTTTGTGCCCCCAAAGGTGGCATCATCAGCGAGAAAAACTTCCACCAACGAGCCTGGTCAACCGTGACGACTGCATTGGGATTGAACGAAAAGGAGGGGGCCACGATGACCCCTTACAACTGCCGAGATACGTTCATTACCCTCCAGGCTTTAGCGGGTCACTCGTCTACCACCATTGCCCGGTGGGTAGGCAATTCTTCCAAGGTGATTGAAGATCGCTATTTAGACCGGCTGAAGATGGATAAACTGCGGCCTACTGATGTTTAG
- a CDS encoding sucrase ferredoxin yields the protein MTISSLAADCQLCSVISKSNGEDPIGSAKFADGWLVMELPLPWTEDRFHSDPLLQPIHDLFHALYDQGIQVAPMAIAPDREYSVPNLSHVFYYRRPNNAFAQFEKQTFLLPPAQIIGLINALLSQPENLHRFLAYQQPTDSIRDLMVCTHGNIDIACARLGQPIYRQLRETYVGEWAGGRVDGWESGRVDDSKTAEIEKPRQPTYPSTHLPIHPSTHPPTYPSTPLRVWRCSHFGGHQFAPTLIDFPTGQVWGHLEPQILAGLINRDCPVTELRPFYRGWSGLNQYAQIVEREIWMQRGWDWLHYRKVAQVLAQDPDHEPWDADWAEVRLEFVPPDGQKAGAYEARVEVWGSVMTAHNSGAEPVSVKQYRVSRLVQVA from the coding sequence ATGACTATTTCATCGTTGGCCGCCGACTGTCAGCTTTGCTCAGTGATCTCCAAATCCAATGGTGAAGACCCGATTGGTAGCGCCAAGTTCGCCGACGGCTGGCTGGTGATGGAGCTGCCCCTCCCCTGGACAGAAGACCGCTTCCACAGCGACCCGCTCTTGCAGCCGATTCACGATTTATTTCACGCCCTCTACGACCAGGGCATACAGGTCGCCCCAATGGCGATCGCCCCCGACCGCGAGTATTCCGTTCCTAACCTGTCCCATGTTTTCTACTATCGCCGCCCCAACAACGCCTTTGCCCAGTTTGAAAAACAGACCTTCTTGCTGCCTCCAGCTCAAATCATTGGCTTGATTAACGCCCTGCTGAGCCAGCCTGAAAACTTGCATCGTTTCTTGGCCTACCAACAGCCCACGGACAGCATTCGCGACCTGATGGTCTGTACTCACGGCAATATCGATATCGCCTGTGCCCGCCTTGGGCAACCCATCTATCGGCAGCTCAGGGAAACCTATGTGGGAGAGTGGGCGGGTGGGAGAGTGGATGGGTGGGAGAGTGGGAGAGTGGATGATTCCAAAACCGCTGAAATAGAAAAACCCCGCCAACCCACCTACCCATCCACCCATCTACCCATCCACCCATCTACCCATCCACCCACCTACCCATCCACTCCTCTTCGCGTCTGGCGCTGTTCCCACTTTGGCGGCCACCAGTTTGCCCCGACGCTAATTGACTTCCCCACCGGGCAGGTCTGGGGACACCTTGAACCTCAAATCCTGGCGGGGCTGATTAACCGAGACTGTCCTGTGACCGAGCTCCGTCCGTTTTATCGAGGCTGGTCGGGATTAAACCAGTACGCCCAGATCGTGGAGCGCGAGATCTGGATGCAGCGGGGCTGGGATTGGCTGCACTACCGCAAAGTGGCCCAGGTGCTGGCCCAAGACCCTGACCATGAGCCGTGGGATGCCGATTGGGCCGAGGTGCGGTTGGAATTTGTGCCCCCCGATGGGCAGAAAGCAGGAGCCTACGAGGCCAGAGTTGAGGTCTGGGGTTCTGTAATGACGGCTCACAATTCTGGTGCAGAGCCTGTCTCAGTGAAGCAATATCGGGTCAGCCGTTTGGTGCAGGTCGCTTAG
- a CDS encoding Crp/Fnr family transcriptional regulator — translation MTDVTSLGRRSYLPARRDRLWLLKAGTVRTITYQEDGTAIALGLWSTGDIVGQSLSNADPYLVEALTPVEAVSIALSDWQPPVDVITSYLKHTEALMVVRTHRRAEAALLGLLQWLANRFGLQIDRGCLIDLKITHQDMADFSGLSRVTVTRLLRQFEEQGLIYRRSRQLILAETSDHWHYEI, via the coding sequence ATGACTGACGTTACTTCCCTAGGGCGGCGCAGCTATCTGCCCGCCCGCCGCGATCGCCTCTGGTTGCTCAAGGCGGGCACTGTGCGCACGATCACCTACCAAGAAGACGGCACGGCGATCGCCCTAGGCCTGTGGAGCACTGGCGACATCGTCGGCCAGTCTCTCTCCAATGCCGACCCCTACTTGGTTGAGGCGCTGACCCCCGTGGAGGCTGTCTCCATCGCCCTCAGCGACTGGCAGCCGCCCGTAGACGTGATCACCAGCTACTTGAAGCACACCGAGGCGTTGATGGTGGTGCGCACTCACCGCCGGGCCGAAGCTGCTCTGCTGGGTCTGTTGCAATGGTTGGCCAATCGCTTTGGCCTCCAAATCGATCGCGGCTGCCTGATCGACCTCAAAATCACCCACCAAGATATGGCCGACTTTAGTGGCCTTAGTCGGGTGACAGTGACCCGCTTACTGCGCCAGTTTGAGGAACAGGGGCTGATCTACCGGCGATCGCGCCAGCTGATCTTGGCGGAGACGAGTGACCACTGGCATTACGAGATTTAG
- a CDS encoding iron-siderophore ABC transporter substrate-binding protein translates to MACQGIADIPGAERPAGQPSAPSADCRTVVHSLGETEICGQPQRVVVLGPYLLEQVLALGAQPAGYGDHMVLHQGDYTDPARQIPYLGDRVTTQPVNVGLAYQPSMEAILGVQPDLILSPDYNAGQYATLSGIAPTLVFDMTGGQTHLQEIGQALNQGDRAQSLIAATENRVKAAQAEFAAVVAEHPNVLMLTSGEGQTFNLISHSNSFCGALVNDLGFQLIYPSGLQEAELRTPAAVSLEALPELNGADSIILLGFNWDSPMQSTAGAEFTNHQLNRLKQDWANNAIAQSLNATQAGRVYFIPAYLCLGFPGPIGTELYLNELKTQLLAPSEPHNP, encoded by the coding sequence GTGGCCTGTCAAGGGATTGCCGACATACCAGGGGCTGAGCGTCCGGCTGGTCAACCCTCCGCCCCATCGGCAGACTGCCGCACCGTTGTCCACAGCCTGGGGGAGACCGAAATATGTGGGCAGCCCCAGCGGGTGGTGGTGCTGGGGCCGTACCTGCTGGAGCAGGTGCTGGCGCTGGGGGCACAGCCCGCCGGGTACGGCGACCACATGGTTCTGCACCAGGGCGACTACACCGACCCGGCCCGGCAAATTCCCTACCTGGGGGACCGGGTGACCACCCAGCCGGTCAATGTGGGGCTGGCCTACCAGCCCTCGATGGAGGCGATTTTGGGCGTCCAGCCCGATTTGATTTTGAGCCCCGACTACAATGCCGGGCAATACGCCACCCTCTCAGGAATTGCCCCAACCCTGGTGTTTGACATGACCGGCGGTCAAACCCATCTGCAGGAAATTGGCCAGGCGCTGAACCAGGGCGATCGCGCCCAAAGCTTGATCGCCGCCACAGAAAACCGCGTTAAAGCGGCCCAGGCGGAGTTTGCCGCCGTCGTGGCTGAGCATCCCAACGTGCTGATGCTGACCTCTGGAGAGGGCCAGACCTTTAACCTGATCAGCCACAGCAACAGCTTTTGCGGCGCGTTGGTAAACGATCTGGGGTTTCAATTGATCTACCCCTCAGGCCTTCAGGAGGCCGAGCTGCGCACCCCGGCAGCGGTGTCGCTGGAGGCGTTACCCGAACTCAACGGGGCAGATTCGATTATTCTGCTGGGCTTCAACTGGGATAGCCCGATGCAGTCAACGGCGGGCGCTGAGTTTACCAACCACCAGCTCAATCGCCTCAAGCAGGACTGGGCAAACAATGCGATCGCCCAGTCCCTCAATGCCACCCAAGCCGGACGCGTCTATTTCATCCCCGCCTACCTGTGCCTGGGCTTCCCCGGCCCCATCGGCACCGAGCTGTACCTGAACGAGCTTAAAACCCAGCTTCTCGCCCCCTCAGAACCGCACAATCCATGA
- a CDS encoding DUF5674 family protein, whose product MIHIIRQKSEPKQMRQMLEALGIYIKLAVDVERRILAGEGELHIALRL is encoded by the coding sequence ATGATCCACATCATTCGCCAGAAGTCTGAACCTAAGCAGATGCGTCAGATGCTAGAAGCACTGGGAATTTACATTAAACTGGCGGTAGATGTTGAGCGCCGCATCCTGGCTGGAGAAGGCGAATTGCACATTGCACTCAGACTGTGA
- a CDS encoding site-specific integrase, which produces MHSPETPKTPSGKASKGTVKVIASHDRLQLRFRYGGERHYLSVGLPDTPTGRMVAQQRASQIQLDILSGNFDTTLAKYKTAPAEPVKAQPTAPSLPELWEKFCEVKEPVVAPGTWRNGYCVNTSHLRRCPHKQLKDAQKIFDWAMTHLNPDPAKRFIQALSSCCRWAKRNDLIDQNPFEGLSGDIKILKTSDDRTDIDPFTREERQAIISGFENNQYYAYYTPLVRFLFCTGCRPSEAAGLQWKHITPDDIIFDQAVVDSVRGRVLKDGLKTQLKRKFPINTQLRQLLTAHRPSQVKRSDLVFPSSEGQFMNFHNFRNRGWSAVLEELSIRYRKPYQARHTFITHCLEEGISVSQVAKWVGNSPEIIMKHYAGTLARFQVPKI; this is translated from the coding sequence ATGCATTCGCCCGAAACGCCAAAAACGCCTTCTGGCAAGGCTTCCAAAGGAACTGTGAAGGTCATTGCGTCCCATGACCGTTTGCAACTGCGATTTCGTTATGGCGGTGAGCGTCATTATCTTTCAGTGGGGCTCCCCGATACTCCCACAGGCCGAATGGTAGCCCAGCAGAGGGCCAGCCAAATTCAGCTAGACATCCTCTCCGGCAACTTTGATACCACCCTGGCAAAGTATAAGACTGCGCCCGCTGAACCGGTGAAGGCTCAGCCGACAGCCCCATCTCTTCCTGAGCTGTGGGAGAAATTCTGTGAGGTCAAGGAGCCCGTGGTTGCTCCCGGTACTTGGCGAAATGGGTACTGCGTCAACACCTCTCACCTAAGGCGATGTCCCCACAAGCAGCTCAAGGATGCTCAGAAGATTTTTGACTGGGCTATGACCCACCTCAATCCTGATCCCGCAAAACGGTTTATTCAGGCGCTGTCATCCTGCTGTCGCTGGGCCAAGCGCAATGACCTGATCGATCAAAATCCCTTTGAAGGGCTTTCCGGAGACATCAAGATTCTTAAAACGTCGGATGACAGGACAGATATCGACCCATTTACCCGTGAAGAACGTCAAGCCATTATCAGTGGCTTTGAAAACAATCAGTACTACGCTTACTACACGCCCCTGGTGCGGTTCTTGTTCTGCACCGGGTGTCGCCCTTCAGAAGCAGCGGGTCTCCAATGGAAGCACATCACCCCTGATGACATTATTTTTGACCAGGCCGTGGTGGATTCTGTACGGGGGCGAGTGCTGAAGGATGGGCTCAAAACGCAACTGAAGCGGAAGTTTCCTATCAATACACAGCTTCGGCAGCTCTTGACCGCTCACCGACCGTCCCAAGTGAAGCGAAGCGACTTAGTCTTTCCGTCATCCGAGGGACAGTTTATGAATTTTCATAATTTTCGCAATCGTGGGTGGTCAGCCGTCCTGGAGGAACTCAGTATTCGCTACCGAAAGCCTTACCAGGCAAGACATACATTCATCACCCATTGCCTGGAGGAAGGAATCAGTGTGTCGCAAGTCGCCAAATGGGTCGGCAACTCTCCAGAAATCATCATGAAGCACTATGCGGGTACCCTGGCACGGTTCCAGGTACCCAAGATTTGA
- a CDS encoding site-specific integrase yields MTKKAKYGSVKVVDRSGKLYLDFRFNGHRFRPALDLVNNLQNHRHALALASRIELDIFANEFDRTLIKYLGDKKTEGTIGEARDKQLIGMYAYWQGLKELQGNDYEGVYRFIKRAAPNWNNLQAAVSAQNWSTTTHNRYCKILNTFIQWANTQIDKDVKELKLVKGTKQKDPKRKPFTLDEMQAICSQFKAFYVYAQGSHSQCENYYYLVLFLFATGCRMGEIVGLKAKHFNLANGTVEISESLSPKSAYDSARIQKSTKTGSVRVLPLPDFLLEIFSRILAGKKPDEYVFLGPQGEPVNQKNFTRRIWPVVLNGLGIEYRVPYAGRHTVASMAIEQGIPLTGIAYLMGHSDTTMVMKQYGHMINRPNLPDIDLTA; encoded by the coding sequence ATGACTAAGAAAGCTAAATACGGGTCTGTCAAAGTAGTCGATAGGAGCGGCAAACTTTACTTAGACTTTCGCTTTAATGGGCATAGGTTTAGGCCAGCATTAGACTTGGTTAACAACCTGCAAAACCATAGACACGCTTTAGCCCTAGCCAGCCGAATAGAGTTAGACATTTTTGCTAACGAATTTGATAGAACGCTTATTAAGTACTTAGGCGATAAGAAAACCGAGGGAACAATAGGCGAAGCTAGGGATAAGCAGTTAATTGGGATGTATGCCTATTGGCAAGGGTTGAAGGAGTTGCAAGGGAATGACTATGAAGGGGTTTACCGTTTTATTAAGCGGGCTGCTCCCAATTGGAATAACTTGCAAGCTGCTGTAAGTGCTCAAAACTGGAGCACTACTACCCACAATCGCTATTGCAAGATTCTTAACACCTTTATTCAATGGGCTAACACTCAAATAGATAAAGATGTTAAGGAGCTAAAGCTAGTGAAGGGTACAAAGCAAAAAGACCCAAAGCGCAAACCGTTCACACTGGATGAGATGCAAGCTATATGCTCTCAGTTCAAAGCATTTTATGTCTACGCCCAAGGTAGTCATTCACAATGCGAGAACTATTACTATCTTGTCCTATTCCTATTCGCTACTGGCTGTAGGATGGGCGAGATTGTAGGGCTTAAAGCAAAGCACTTTAACCTAGCTAATGGAACGGTAGAGATTAGCGAATCTCTAAGCCCTAAATCGGCCTATGACTCTGCCAGAATCCAGAAGTCTACTAAGACGGGTTCTGTTAGGGTTCTCCCACTGCCAGATTTTCTACTAGAAATTTTTAGTAGAATACTGGCCGGGAAAAAACCAGATGAGTACGTATTCTTAGGCCCCCAGGGTGAACCCGTCAACCAAAAGAACTTCACGCGCCGCATCTGGCCTGTAGTTCTCAATGGACTAGGGATTGAATACCGGGTTCCCTATGCAGGTAGACACACCGTGGCATCGATGGCTATTGAGCAAGGTATCCCGTTAACTGGGATAGCCTACTTAATGGGGCATAGCGATACCACAATGGTAATGAAGCAATATGGCCATATGATTAATCGGCCTAACCTACCTGATATTGACCTAACCGCTTAA
- a CDS encoding Arm DNA-binding domain-containing protein — translation MTSTTTRRHRKAKSGPVTIRSSNNRLQLVFTHGEKRHFVSLGLSNTPLNRKTAQDKAFEVQRDIEYGEFDPTYQKYKIRSHEPTSGSLGKVAKLGSKLLALWERYVEYLTPNASPKTINGTYNPVTAHIGRCKTDGLVNPLKFRQELLKATTQSQARRTLMQLSAACNWGIQHKLVASNPFQGMYLALDPTKPLPPVAYSVGSAMVKDRPRGPSHYRSL, via the coding sequence ATGACTTCGACCACCACACGCAGGCATCGGAAAGCCAAGTCAGGCCCCGTCACCATCCGTAGCTCCAACAATCGCTTACAGCTGGTCTTCACCCATGGGGAGAAGCGCCATTTTGTATCGCTGGGCCTGTCCAATACGCCGCTCAATCGAAAGACGGCCCAGGACAAAGCCTTTGAGGTGCAGCGAGACATCGAGTACGGTGAGTTTGACCCGACCTACCAGAAGTACAAGATTCGTAGCCATGAGCCCACGTCTGGATCGCTTGGCAAGGTGGCCAAGTTAGGGTCTAAACTGCTGGCGCTCTGGGAGCGCTACGTGGAGTACCTGACGCCTAACGCTTCTCCCAAGACGATCAACGGCACCTACAATCCTGTTACCGCCCACATCGGCCGGTGTAAGACAGATGGGTTGGTAAACCCGCTCAAGTTCCGGCAAGAATTGCTCAAAGCTACCACCCAATCCCAGGCCCGACGCACCTTAATGCAGCTGTCAGCCGCCTGTAACTGGGGCATCCAGCATAAGCTGGTGGCGAGTAACCCTTTTCAGGGCATGTATCTTGCTTTGGATCCAACCAAGCCGCTGCCACCTGTGGCCTATTCCGTGGGGAGCGCGATGGTCAAAGACCGGCCCAGAGGGCCATCGCATTATCGAAGCCTTTGA
- a CDS encoding TPM domain-containing protein translates to MWIKSVTDRSLWRVGPGRSRYWLLGLVSAIALLLLALAGPAQAAYPAFLDAYVNDYGQVLSDGEKSLARAQLDQFRRRTGVHAVLLTVNSIYDYGTGDAALEPFATNLFNTWGIGDAGRNDGILLLVAPGDRQVRIELGMGYDRSYDRVAQAIVDDAMLPQFRQGNIGQGTLIGVNQIVQKFDPSSPPAVNPVLAYLPPELTEWVSPQVAIGGGLAAGGVGLFAGGLALKRLQRYRPRHCGLLQGVQAAVLLLFGGLALAVGRIGLVFGNKGLPFTGGFYLLGQVPVGGAQVVGSGGTAGGGGGGGAVLECCPVGGDRPFEQNHGRYHNNWVRNLLIASSLNGRRPLPKKADTK, encoded by the coding sequence ATGTGGATCAAGTCTGTCACTGACCGATCGCTTTGGAGAGTGGGGCCAGGGCGATCGCGCTATTGGCTACTGGGGCTAGTGAGCGCGATCGCCCTGTTGCTGCTTGCGCTCGCGGGTCCAGCCCAGGCGGCTTATCCTGCTTTTTTAGATGCCTATGTCAACGACTATGGCCAGGTGCTCAGCGACGGCGAAAAGAGCTTGGCCAGGGCTCAGCTAGACCAGTTTCGCCGTCGCACTGGAGTCCACGCGGTGCTGCTGACGGTAAACTCGATCTACGACTACGGCACGGGCGATGCCGCCCTCGAACCCTTTGCCACCAACCTGTTCAATACCTGGGGGATTGGCGATGCCGGACGCAACGACGGCATTTTGCTGCTGGTGGCCCCCGGCGATCGCCAGGTCCGCATCGAGCTGGGCATGGGCTACGATCGCAGCTACGACCGGGTCGCCCAGGCCATCGTAGACGACGCCATGCTGCCCCAGTTCAGGCAGGGCAATATTGGCCAGGGCACGCTGATCGGCGTCAACCAAATTGTCCAGAAGTTTGACCCCAGCAGTCCGCCAGCGGTCAACCCGGTGCTGGCCTACCTGCCTCCCGAACTAACCGAATGGGTGTCGCCCCAGGTTGCAATTGGCGGCGGCCTGGCGGCGGGCGGAGTCGGCCTATTTGCGGGAGGGTTGGCCCTCAAGCGGCTACAGCGATACCGCCCGCGCCACTGCGGCCTGCTGCAGGGCGTTCAGGCGGCGGTCCTCCTGCTTTTCGGAGGCTTGGCCCTCGCTGTCGGCAGGATCGGCCTCGTCTTTGGCAACAAGGGGCTGCCGTTTACCGGAGGCTTCTACCTGCTGGGCCAGGTCCCAGTAGGCGGTGCCCAGGTTGTTGGCAGTGGCGGCACAGCCGGCGGGGGCGGCGGGGGCGGTGCGGTACTGGAGTGCTGCCCGGTAGGCGGCGATCGCCCGTTCGAGCAAAACCATGGGCGCTATCACAATAACTGGGTGCGCAATCTGCTGATTGCCTCATCGTTGAATGGCAGAAGGCCGTTGCCCAAGAAAGCTGACACAAAATAA
- the mobF gene encoding MobF family relaxase → MLSTSNLSAAQAETYYTHEDYYSAEEAAHPTKWVGKGAASLGLAGIVNQQEFSQMLSGQAPDGRSLMGKVVDPEKRRAATDFTFSAPKSVSIAALVQQDERVLAVHHQAVAKALSVLEERYAQTRISTEAGRTKVTTGNIAAAVFTHSTSREAEPQLHSHCVVMNATQLEDGRWFSLSNEGAIANQKLLGQIYQNELAVALRQQGYQIEPKAQEKGVQISMAEVGQAWQNGYAERLMRTIKEEEVDLSEYRNFTEAYQQIEHFLEDVYMKKRIHSSLSYLTPEEYEQKWNEQQKKKHDIKE, encoded by the coding sequence ATGCTTTCCACGAGCAACCTCTCCGCCGCTCAAGCGGAGACCTACTACACCCACGAGGACTATTACTCGGCAGAAGAAGCGGCTCATCCGACAAAGTGGGTGGGGAAAGGGGCTGCGTCGTTGGGGTTGGCTGGGATTGTCAATCAGCAGGAATTCAGCCAGATGCTTTCTGGGCAGGCTCCGGACGGGCGATCGCTGATGGGGAAGGTGGTCGATCCAGAAAAGCGGCGGGCGGCAACAGACTTTACCTTTAGTGCCCCCAAGAGCGTCAGCATCGCAGCCCTGGTGCAGCAGGATGAGCGGGTGTTGGCGGTCCATCATCAGGCGGTCGCGAAGGCGCTGTCGGTGTTGGAAGAGCGCTATGCCCAAACTCGAATTTCGACAGAAGCAGGGAGAACCAAGGTGACGACAGGGAATATCGCCGCAGCGGTGTTCACTCATTCCACCAGCCGGGAGGCGGAGCCGCAGTTGCATAGCCATTGTGTGGTGATGAATGCGACGCAGCTGGAGGATGGGCGGTGGTTTAGTTTGAGCAATGAGGGGGCGATCGCCAACCAAAAGCTCCTCGGCCAGATCTACCAGAATGAACTGGCCGTCGCGCTGAGGCAGCAGGGCTACCAGATTGAGCCGAAGGCTCAAGAGAAGGGAGTCCAAATTAGCATGGCAGAAGTCGGACAAGCTTGGCAGAACGGCTATGCCGAACGATTAATGAGAACCATAAAAGAGGAGGAAGTTGATCTATCGGAATATCGAAACTTTACAGAGGCGTATCAACAGATCGAACACTTCTTGGAGGATGTGTATATGAAGAAAAGAATCCATTCCTCTCTAAGTTATCTAACACCTGAAGAATACGAACAAAAATGGAATGAACAACAAAAGAAAAAGCATGATATAAAAGAGTAG
- a CDS encoding MFS transporter codes for MRTFITLWLGQLASSIGSAMTYFALTLWVWERTQSATAIALILVFYQLPQLAIALVSGLLVDRVSRKRLLIFSDIGSAVCTISVGILAALHLLQVWHIYAIAAIIGCFGNVQSLTYATLIPLIVPPAHHSRASSLAAMIDFGAAILAPALAGLLYPTVGLLGITAVDMTSFAIALVTLLLVPIPAAQNPEEPPPTEKATLWHRVTFGFRYIAAQPSLVAMVVALSAFTFLHQIGEALYQPMILARTGGDAQVLGLVVATSGLGGVVGAIAFSLWNGFQRREVGILVGFMGTGLSKLLLGLGSFPSLWAVARFGSSFHNPLILSSYMAVWYARVPPERQGRVLAADYLIGTVAMLLANLAAGPLADGVFEPWMLGSSNRLSVIFGAGPGSGMALLQVVLALGILTLGLGRLGWERIKNP; via the coding sequence ATGCGAACATTCATCACTCTCTGGCTGGGGCAGTTGGCCTCGTCTATCGGTAGCGCCATGACCTACTTTGCCCTCACCCTGTGGGTGTGGGAACGCACCCAATCGGCCACGGCGATCGCCCTGATTCTGGTGTTCTACCAGCTGCCGCAGCTGGCGATCGCGCTGGTGTCAGGGCTGCTGGTCGATCGCGTCTCCCGCAAGCGCCTGCTAATTTTCAGCGACATTGGCTCAGCGGTTTGCACTATCTCGGTGGGCATTCTGGCCGCCCTGCACCTGCTCCAGGTCTGGCATATCTACGCGATCGCGGCCATCATTGGCTGCTTTGGCAATGTGCAGTCCCTCACCTACGCCACCCTGATTCCGCTGATCGTGCCTCCGGCCCATCATAGCCGCGCCAGCAGCCTGGCGGCGATGATCGACTTTGGGGCGGCCATTCTCGCTCCGGCCCTGGCGGGGTTGCTCTACCCCACCGTCGGCCTGCTGGGAATTACGGCGGTAGATATGACCAGCTTTGCGATCGCCCTGGTGACGCTGCTGTTGGTGCCCATCCCCGCCGCCCAGAACCCAGAGGAACCGCCCCCTACCGAGAAAGCCACCCTCTGGCACCGGGTCACCTTTGGCTTTCGCTACATTGCGGCCCAGCCCAGCCTGGTGGCCATGGTGGTGGCCCTGTCGGCTTTCACCTTTCTCCACCAGATCGGTGAAGCCCTGTACCAGCCCATGATTTTGGCCAGAACCGGCGGCGACGCCCAGGTGCTGGGGCTGGTGGTGGCGACCTCGGGGCTGGGGGGCGTGGTGGGGGCGATCGCCTTTAGCCTCTGGAATGGCTTTCAGCGGCGGGAAGTCGGTATCCTCGTTGGATTTATGGGTACCGGGCTGAGCAAACTGCTGCTGGGTCTGGGGTCATTCCCCAGCCTGTGGGCGGTGGCGCGGTTTGGCAGCTCGTTCCACAACCCGCTGATTTTGAGTTCGTATATGGCGGTGTGGTACGCCAGGGTGCCCCCGGAGCGCCAGGGGCGGGTGCTGGCCGCCGACTACCTGATCGGCACCGTGGCGATGCTGCTGGCAAATCTGGCCGCCGGACCACTGGCCGATGGGGTGTTTGAACCCTGGATGCTGGGTTCGAGCAATCGCCTGTCGGTAATTTTTGGCGCCGGCCCCGGCAGCGGCATGGCGCTGCTTCAGGTCGTGCTGGCCCTCGGTATACTGACTCTCGGCCTCGGGAGGCTGGGCTGGGAGCGGATTAAGAATCCGTAG